The following coding sequences are from one Caldibacillus debilis DSM 16016 window:
- a CDS encoding YwhD family protein produces the protein MAEEKEEKKEKKQIQFTIIKNDPTDGHRGFGTGVLNLENVTPVFIDVEERRAFIDMGGMHARSQVERGIKFLPNKEEVPNGKPYWLVWVTVERKEEGPYYHGVTACELTVDRSIRRGYKSLPEHVNRMDKSLKGHIIVSHMDKESKKVLADFLKNHDPGMWERSDEKLKKDLEEE, from the coding sequence ATGGCGGAAGAAAAAGAAGAAAAAAAGGAGAAAAAACAGATCCAATTTACCATTATTAAAAACGATCCGACGGACGGGCACAGGGGCTTCGGAACCGGTGTCCTGAACCTGGAAAACGTGACGCCGGTCTTCATCGACGTGGAAGAAAGAAGGGCCTTCATCGACATGGGCGGAATGCATGCGCGAAGCCAGGTGGAAAGGGGGATCAAGTTTCTCCCGAACAAGGAGGAAGTGCCGAACGGAAAACCCTATTGGCTGGTGTGGGTGACGGTCGAGCGGAAGGAAGAAGGCCCCTATTATCACGGCGTGACCGCCTGCGAGCTGACCGTCGACCGTTCCATCCGGAGGGGGTACAAATCCCTGCCCGAGCATGTGAACCGGATGGACAAATCGTTAAAAGGCCACATTATCGTCAGCCACATGGACAAGGAATCGAAGAAGGTGCTCGCCGATTTTCTGAAAAACCACGATCCGGGCATGTGGGAGCGTTCCGATGAAAAACTGAAAAAAGATTTGGAGGAAGAATGA